The region CGTATTATGGAACCATGATCTAAATCACTCATAgtttcaaactagaaactttCACACTTAAATAACATCATCAATGTTCTAATACCATGATCAGGGTTTGTCAAGAGTCATTGTCCAATGAGTAATTATTTGAGGTTTGGCCAATACTAGAGGAATCACTCCATGATGTTTGGTCAGAGTTCATTTCATCATGATGTTTATAACTTTCATTTGGATAAAAAGAAGGCCTTGGAGGCAATTCAAGGCTTTCGGTTTTTCCTTCAAGCATCTCTACTACTTTATTCATCGAAGGACGATCACTCGGTTTCAACTGAATACACCAAAGTGCAACCATGAACATCTTTTTCGCTACGGTCACTCCCTCTTCTGAGACATTTTCCATTATGTCAATATCTTTCTCTTGTTTAAATTGATCGTAAATCCAAAACGGAAAGTAATGTTGACTCGAATGTTCTGCGTTAGGGTTGGAATTCTTCCTCTTACCCGCCATTTCCATCAAAAGCATTCCAAAGCTATACACATCTGCCTTGTAAGACACTCCACCTATATTTTTGTAGAACAATTCAGGAGCCATGTAACCTAATGTTCCTCTTGCAGCCGTTAACGGGACAATGCTATCGTTCGCAGGATAAAGTTTTGCAAGTCCGAAATCCGAAACCTTCGGAACAAAATCTTCATCTAGAAGAATATTATGAGGCTTGATATCAAAATGAAGAATTTGCATATCACAACCTTGATGCAAATACGCTATCCCCCGAGCTATTCCAAGAGATATTTCATATATTTTCTCGTAACTCAAAGGAACAATTCCTTCTTTAGGAAAAATATACTTATCCAACGATCCATTCGGCATGAATTCGTATATTAATGCACTCTTTTTTCCTTCAACACAATATCCAACCAGACGTACTACATTAACATGATGTATTCTTCCGATAGTCGCAACTTCGTTAATAAAATCCTGTCCATTATTAACACTGAATTTCGTCAACATCTTTATCGCAACATCGGGACCACTTCTTAGCTTTCCTTTATATACCGCACCGAAACCTCCTTGACCTAATTTCAGTCTTAAACCTCCTGTCATCTTCTTGATTTCTTTGTATTCATACCTAATCGGATTTAGATTGCTCTCTAACAAAAAGTTTTCAATGTTATCATACATTGATACATGTCTTCTTCTCCATTTATAGATAAATAGCACAAGTAGAAGCATAACTCCAAAAACAATTCTGGCTGCTATGAATAATGGTATCACATTTCTTCCTATGAATATTCCTCCATCAAAATATTCTAGTCCAACCGGGTTGTCCAATTGTCTTGTGCTAAATGTGATTCTACTTCCAAGTCCTACATTGATATTTCACCATAAGAATTCGGAGAACCATTATGTTTCGGTCTAGTTCGATTTTGTTCAattataaaatatgataactCGACTTAATGTACATAACAGAATAAGTAGAAGGTTCTTACCAATAAAAATGCCTCTAAGATATGCTGCAAAACACagaaacaaaaaaaataaagtaaataaataaatcaatgaaatTTTACATATATTGTTATATCTTGTGAATCAAGAAGGAAACTAATCCTTACCTCGAGTATAACCGAATATCTGATGCTGAAGTTCTGAAACACGACAAACCAATAATATTGTTAGCTTATGGTTAAAAGACTTACCCTGTGTTTTGTTCTGCGGTGAAGAAAATCGAATTTTAAACTATATCAGTAAAATCGAGGTTGCTATATATGGCGTAATTATACTTACCGCACTTATCCGTTGTTTGGTATGCATAATGACAGAAGCGCTTATCACATTGAACTTCTCCACTTTTTTCATCAACAACCTTACAACTTGTTCCTTTTCCACATCGACTTTCACAAATCACAGGCAACCATGAAACCTCAACGCCATCGATTATCATGCCACGAATCTCATCATAAGAAACCTTCTCTTTCGTATTCTCCGACCGTTCCTTAGCCAAAGTAGCCACCATAAAATCACACCCAACCTTAATGTCCTCAACACTATACTCAAACAAAGATGGTTCCAAAACTGCATACACATGACTATTTCCCTTTATGTTACAATGACTCGTGTCCACGTTAACATACCGTGGATCATTTATCGGGTTAGAACAACTGAAATACGCGATCCTCGTTGGACTTATCGGATCCAAAACAAACGGCTCAGATCCAAAATCTTCTTCACCAAAAAGGACATTATTGAAACTTCGATCATATAAAAAGTACCGTGGGATGAAAGAGCAGTTAGTGTCTTCCACTGCGCCCGCGTCACTTAATGAAATTTTAAATCTCTTGTAATCGATGTGTTGAACATAGTATTTACCTGAAAACATAGTCAATGATGCACCGTTTTCGTCGCAATCTAACTCGTACCTTGTGTCACCGCAGTGGTTTGGATCGGTTTTGAGACGGAATGGATAGgttatgttttttattttgcCGCATGATGATATTGGACATGGTTGATGATGTTTTGCTAAAGACTTTTCATGGAAAAGGAGAAGGATTGAAGCAAATATTGATGCTAGTTTTTGTGCATATGAACAAGAAAATTGAGCTTGCTTTTTCATTATTCAACTATTGAGCAAATGTTGTTTTAGAATTTTATAAAGATACAATCATTTACAACCATGTTACTACTATAGTTGTCTTTGCTTTTTGCTTTCAAattgttgatttttttttctgCTAATATTAAATTTGGCAAGTTGCAATATGGCTAAATAAAATGTTCATTGTTCATGAATTGACTAAGTTGCAATATTAAAAGTGTGCAAGTTGGTTGAAGCACAATAATCTTGACCATGTGTTGGGTGATAAATTTTTAAAATCGTTGAAAAGATGATAAAGCAAAGTAGATGCTTACAAAGGAATAAAGAATGAAGGAAAACTTATCATTAAAAAATACATCACATCCAAGGATAAGAAATTTAGATCTATCGAGGAAGAAGAGCTTTCAAATTTACTATACAATTTTAAAGTGATGAATTTTGGGAATTTATTTTGTCATCAACCTACTATTTGACCTGGCATCTCATATTTTTTCATAATACATATATTATTTTTGCTAAAATTTTGACAAAAAATCTGAACCAAAAATTCGATAGACTAAGTCAAAAATCCGGTATAATTTAAAAAATTCGACAATGTATTTAAAAGGTTGGGTATGCATTTTTACTgtttttttaaaatgaatttaacATATTAGATTTTTTGATAAATTCGacattttaaataattttttgaaattttgaaaaaaatcaatAGTTCATATTCGTTAGACAATTTTTATTAACATAATccaattttttaaaatattttataattttttggAGTTTTTATAAACTacaaaacatttcaaaaaattcGATAGTGTTAAATTTTTTTGCCTATAAAATATAAACTACTAGCACTTTTCAAAAATCCTAAAAATTATCTCACATTTAAAAAATCAGGTATTTTTTCAAACATTTACCATAAATATTTAGTGAgaatataaaaataataaaaaccTTTATGTGGGAGTGTTCGGTCTTGAATTTTTTTTAAGTCGGACTAAAAATTCAATTATTATATGAGATCAAAATATATTATAGGAGCCTGACCCTAGACGGATTGCGGATTATATGATGCGGATTATATGAACGTAAGTATATTTGTTTgttttataataaaataaaatattttataatatttattatataaaatatattaCTTTAAATTTAATACATTTTTAAGTATTAcgatatttttaaaaaataatctAACATTATTTCAATACAATACAAgataaaaatattcaaaataatACACAAATATCTAATATAACACAAATTAATAGAATATGAGAAAGTTTTAAAGTGgaatattaaataattaaatattaatttgaTTGTATTAATTACTATTGATTGTATTATCTAGTAGACATTCTTTCAACCTATTAAACAATACGATAATATTAAACTTCGATATTTCATACTGATACTAGACCTAAATCTATATATAGAGTTTAACATATCCAAACGATGAAAAATCTGGATCTAGTAATGACCAATACCTTTCAAGTATTAAGTCACACCATTAAAATATATTTTAGGTATCTAATCCAAAACAAGAATTATGAACAAAGAATTTATGAATATTAATGTATTAAAAGAATTACATAGAACACCATGATGACATTTGATACATGAGTATTTATGATGACTACATCTAACcccaacaaaagaaaaaatagTTATACTTACTCATTGTAGCTTTACAATTAAGCCCTAGAAGAAAGAAGCTGAAAAAAATTTATTGTTGATTCCTTGGACAATACTTTCGCCCTTAATCTTATTCTCGTTTTTCCTCCCATATTGTATTTTTGGTATATAATGCATTTCTCCTAATCCCTACCAAATTTACACCATAAGTATTCTTAAAAGAACCGGCTGAACCCCTATTTATAGAGTGCTGATTTGCCTTTCTTGTCAAACAAAACTTGAAGCTCTCTTAGCGCACCTGCTTTCTTCTCCCATATAAGTTTTTCCAACTTAACTTACAAGTTATCTTTGCTACCTATCCTCGCTTAGCATGCCTCCAAGATCGCTTATTGAGAAAAACCTTCTTTTCCCATTAAGTAACTTAACCTTAAAGTCATAACCGCCATACCTCGCTTAACGAGGTTGATACTACGCTAAGTGAGGTTTCTTGCTTAGTCTTGTAGTTACTTGGCTCTGAAATCTTATTTTTTCTTCGTAGCTAGAAAGACAATGTTCTTGGCTTAGCAAACTTTTGTGATTTTTTACTAGCTTTTGTGTTTTCTTGGCTCTTTTTATCTGTACTTAATGAATACATAGTTAAAAAGTTCATACAAACGTTTTCTCGTGATTTACTGATAAATTGGACATTTTTCCATTGATTATTTGCAAAATAACTTGACAAGTGCGTATGAATTTTACATATTTTTTGCACTCATTAATCTATTAATGTAGAACATGTCCGCACGCGTCTCTAGTTTCTTCATAATTTTGCAGCTTTTGAGGTTTCTCTAGAGACCTTAGAATCCCGTTGTCGAGGATTCAGACTTACAACATGTTCTTCTTTCACTCAGGAGCTGGAGCATATACATCATGTCTTTCTATTCTTCAGGAATTATGTGTGAGTGAATAATGAGGACGACGAAATTCAGGAGCAGTATGGCTACCACTCCTTCCCTTAGAATTGAGAAGATGAGTTATATATCCTCGATATCAGTTATGCCAATGGGGACCGACTCTGATGTGGTAACTTGGTTGCCCCAGGAGGTACCTCTCGTACAATGTTGTTCCTTGGTGGAGTGTATTTACATTCTCTTAAATTCTGGTATCCTATCAGTCAAGAATTGTGAGATATATTGGTGTATGAGGTTATAAACTTTGTGTAGCAAGTTGGAGACTCCATATACCCTAAGATTTGCTTGCAGCAGCAAGAGCTTGTCAtttgacttttgatgtcaccatGCTCGATGAATATCATAATAGATTTGTATGAGGAAAAGATTAAATCAAGAAAATAGATCaatgatatgaatttttggtgGAGAGACATTAGTTTTTTTTTCTGAAATGGGTGGAAATTAGAAGTCGATTCTCACCTACGATATTACTATTCAATTAGGAACTAGAAGTGGATGAAGGGGGTGGTGGAGTAATGTCTCTCTGCGCTGGAGTAATACTTTTGATGCGACGGATCGGACTTGAAATGTTAGCCCTCCAACGCTCAAGTGAGTGAGGGAGTCAAAAGTAATATGAGAGTGAGAACGAATTTAAATATCCGAAATAACGCCATTTTTCCTTATATATCAAGAACGGTTGAAATCATTTATGTGTTATACGACGTGTTGTACTAACAACTTTTTAATTGAATTACTGGGTGATTGATGCATTGGAGGACAGAAATGTCTACTTTTGATTAAAGTGAAAATCTATCtattttttaaaatctttttaaTTTAAATTAGCTCTTGAACCATTAGCCATAGCAAGATGGCTCAAATGTTATTTGAAATTTATCATTCTTGATATTATTAAGAAGATTTTGATATAACTATTATTTACATACTAAATATTTTAATGCTAGGGATATTTTCATACAAAAATAAATACTCTCCGAATTTTATAGGCTAGACCATGCCTGCTATTGTCTTTTCTCTTAAAATGTTATACCGAATATAAATAAAAGAGGTGGTAAAGACATGGTTTTCAATTAATTAAAAATGATGCCTCCAAATTTAATCTGTTCTTCAAACTTGTCATTTTTCTAATATTTTAATTGTATATGTATAATTATTGTTTAAGAGAGTAGTTTTAAAGTATTCCACTTCAATCCACCAATCGCTTGTACACTAATAGCCCCCTTTTAGTTTTTCTATCTCTAAAATCTATTTGCATTTTTAAACCCAATAAATCCAACACATATTTGCCACGTTCGTTCTTTTATGCAATATTACCAGGTCAATCTTCATTCCAAGTCAATAAAATTTAACTAGCACCCAAAGCCGGCCAAGAAACCATAAAATAATCTTtacaaacatcacatataaaTCAAACCCTCTCTTCTTTTCCTACAAAGCAATTCAAGAAACAAACACAATGAAACCAAACACAAATCTCACACTATTATTATGcacaactttcttggttacaaCATTTGCATCATCCTTACCCGGTTGCAAAAACACATGCGGAGACATAACGGTTCCATTTCCATTTGGTATATCCACATCATCAATACCAAATCAAGGACCATGTTTTCTAGAACCAAAATTCAATCTCACATGTGAAAACAACACAAACTTAATATGGGGTGATGTTCATGTCTTAAACATAAGCATCCTCCAAGGCCAACTCGAACTCCTGTGTTTTGTCTCAAGTTATTGTGACAGCAAAAACAACAACCAACCAACTTTAGACACTGCCAGTTTCAGCATATCAAGAAAAGAAAACAAGTTCATAACTATCGGTTGCGACAATTACGGTTTTATCGACAGCAATTACGACCAAGAAACATACACCACGGGCTGCTTAACAAGATGTAACGGTAACCGAAGGCGAATCGAGAACGGAACGTGTTCCGGTATTGGTTGTTGTCAAGTTGATATTCCACCTATGATGAGGAATATAAGTGTTAACGTTTTCGAGTTTACTAATTCGACGGAATCATTCGGATGTAGCCATTCGTTTGTGGTTAAAAATGGGTTTTATAATTTTTCTGTTTCTGATTTGGATAATTTTTCTCATGAGAAGCTTCCTTTGATACTCGATTGGAGTGTTGGGAGTGAAAACTGTAAGGCTTCAAAAGGTGAAGATGGTTATGCTTGCAAGGCGAATAGTTATTGTGATGATAAGGATATTGATTTTGGTTATCAATGTAAATGTAAAAACGGTTATGAAGGAAATCCCTATCATCCAGATGGCTGCAAAGGTAATCTATCTACTTACTTTTTATTAAGTTGGACGTTATCATCAGGGTTCGAATCGAACGACAGTAATCACAATTTTTTTTTACTATACAATTATTTTTTATGCCTACAGACATTAACGAATGTAAGACTTCGAATAACACATGTATAAGTGATGAACATTGTCGCAACGAAGATGGATTTTACGAATGTTTTTGTCCACATGGACAATCGGGAAATGGAACATTGGAAGGAGGGTGTCATAGACGCGATGTAATTACCAAGGTTGCCATCGGTAAGTTCCTAAACATATCCGAAATTTATTTTATCAGACATGTTTGTCGTTCTGAAGACtatcacatcaataatattaCGCTCATGATTACAAATGTGCGAGTGATTTTTAGTACATTTACTTAACTTCGATACATTTCAAATGCAGGAGCAAGTGGTGGATTAATTGTCCTATTTGTGGCGATTTCTTCTCTATACTTGACATGCCAAAAAAGAAAACTAATCAAACTGAAACAGAAGTTCTTTCAACAAAATGGTGGCTTCATTTTGCAACAACAACTCTCCACAAGAGAAGATGCATCTCAATCAGCTCAAATATTCACAGAACAAGAACTGAAAAAAGCCACCAACAATTACGACGAAAGCTTAATCATTGGCAGAGGAGGTTATGGTACAGTCTTCAAAGGAATTTTATCCGACAACAAAATCGTTGCTGTCAAAAAGTCCAAAATAATAGACGAGAATCAAATCGAGCAATTCATTAACGAGGTAGTGGTTCTGTCTCAAATAAATCACAGGAATGTCGTTAAACTCTTAGGATGTTGTTTGGAAACAGAAGTTCCTTCTTTAGTTTATGAATTCGTTAGCAACGGTACACTTTTCGATTTCATGCATAGTACTAAAGGTAAAGAAAATAATCCAACATGGAAAACACGATTAAGAATCGCAGCCGAAACAGCAGGAGCTTTATCGTATCtacattcatctgcatcaatACCAATTATTCATAGAGATGTTAAGAGTACCAACATTCTCTTGGATGAAAATTACATTGCAAAAGTTTCCGATTTCGGAGCATCAAGATTGGTTCCGATCGATCAAACCGAGATAGCAACAATGGTGCAAGGAACACTCGGATACTTGGATCCCGAGTATATGCAAACGCATCAATTAACCGAGAAAAGTGATGTCTATAGCTTTGGAGTAGTTCTTGCGGAACTTCTAACGGGTGATAAACCTATTTCTTTTAATAGGCCTGAGGAGAAAATTAGTCTTGCTATGCATTTTTTGTCTTGTTTGAAACAAGATAGAATTTCCGAAGCTATTGAAGTTGGAGTTATGAATGATGATAACAAGAAGGAGATTATGGAGGTTGCTATTCTTGCAGCAAGGTGTTTGAGGCTTAGAGGAGATGAAAGACCTAGCATGAAGGAAGTGGCTATGGAGTTGGATGGTATAAGGTTAATGGAGAAGCATCCATGGAATGATACAGATCAAAATTTTGAGGAGAGTCAACGGTTACTTCATGAGGCATCTTGTAGCATTTATAATGAAGGTGAAAATGGTGATAGCTATAATCTTGGTTATACTGTTGGGTTTGATAGCTTGAAGGATCAACCATTGATTGCATTGGATGATGGAAGATGATTGTGAGATTTCAAAATATGTATTTGCTTCAATTATTTTATTGATTTTGAAAGGGTTTGTAAATTAGAAACCATGGCTTACTAGAATGTAGTCAAGAAATAAAGTTTTTTTTTTACTTCATTAGACCACACAAGGAAGTGTGATATTATCCTAATAACTTGAGTTGGATAGATTTAAATGCATGTTGTTTGCAAGTATGAAAACAATATGGAAAAGTAAAATTCTATTCTAATTCTTGAATCACATCTAGTTCTAacttcaaatatcctgcagcaGTATTTGCAGTTCTATTAGCCGAAGATGAAGCATTGAAAGGATTTTTTGGAACTTTTAACTTGTCTCCCTCTCCTTGTAGCATCTGCAGCACGGTTTTCATAGACGGACGATCCGCCGAGTGCCACTGAATGCACCAAAGTCCTACGACTGCAAGTTTCTTTGCAATTCTAAAATCTCCCTCTTCATCAATTGGGATATGTATGTCTCTCCCTTCGAGCAAACCGTGGATCCAATCTGGATACAAAACTTGGAAATTTTCTTCACCTATGGTCACATTAGTATTCTTTCTTCCTCCAACCATCTCCAACAGCAACATACCGTAGCTGTATATATCTGACTTATAAGAGACATTCCCAAAGTTTCTAGAAAAAACTTCAGGAGCCATGTACCCTAACGTTCCTCTCGCTGCAGTCATCGAGACCGTACTTTGATTTTTCGAACACAACTTAGCTAAACCGAAGTCTGATATTTTTGGAACGAAATTGTCATCTAACAGCACATTATGTGGATTGATATCAAAGTGAAGAATTCTATGATCACAACCCTGGTGAAGATACTCAATCCCATTGGCAATGCCTATAGCAACATGTTGCAATAAGTCCCAACCAAGGAAAGCATCCTTGTTGTTGGGCGGAGATATGAATTTTTGTAGTGAACCATTCGGGAAAAAGTCGTAAACCAAAGCTCGATAAAATCCATCCGCGCAGAAGCCAAGCAAGCGAACAACATTAACATGGTGAATTTTTCCCATAGTTCCCACTTCATTAATGAACTCTCTCCCATCTCCTTCTGTATTGTTAAGCATCTTCACAGCAACCATAATTTGGCTCGATAGTTTGCCTTTATAGACAGCTCCATGAGCTCCTTCGCCTAGTTTTTCGTTGAATTGATCTGTAATTCTCTTGATATCGGCGTAAGAGAATCGTGTAGGCTTTGAAGCTTCGTAATCCTTCAAAAAGTTTTCAAGTCTAGTTTGATCTTCACTTTTCATCCGAAAATACAAGTATACTCGAAAGAAAACACCAATAAAAAAAACCAGCATAGTTGAACCAACAATTGCTCCTGCAAATTCATGATTTAGTTTAACAAAAAAATTGAAATATTAACAGAAGGTATATATAATCAACTCTATTCACCTGTTGTTTCTAAAATAATAGATGTGTGGTTCTTTGACTTGTTGTGTAACTCGTACTCTAAACATCGACTGTCAAAATTTGTTTCAGTCCAATTCAATTCAAGATTGTTTAGCCTTATATAAAATGCGTCTATTGGCAAAACTTTATCAAATATTCTTGTGCAGCTTAATAAGTCTAGATCAACGATACTTTCGGTCGGATCGGCTACATATATCGGACAAGACAACATGTCTTGGGCGCCGGGGTTTGTATCGTCCCAGCTTTTGAGACGGTGTTGTCGAACTGAAGAACAGTTAAAGAAAGTGACATTGTTGCTGCTAAAGCGAAAACCTGGTTGAAAATGGAATGGATAAAATAGTGATACGTTGTGTCTTAGAAAGAGACTAGAAAAACAGTTGTGTGAGTCAGATAGGACTATACGTTTCCTTTTGCAATCTATGTCTTCGACAATGAATTTTTCAGATACTGGTAGTGAGGGAAATTCAAGGATTTGCTGCTTGTTATTAGAACAAGATAGACGAAAGGGGCATCTAATGGAGGAGTAGTTATTATTCAGACAATTTACAAAGTTCATTATCTGCAGAAGTAGCAGTGCTAGGATTATTGTGACTGACATGTTGAAGATAATGACTTTTCAAACTTGCTATAATTTCATATATAGCATATAGCATATAGCAAGTCGTCTCAAAGAAAAGTTTGCATTATTGATTAGACTAAGGGAAAAGTATATGTCTTTAAAATTGAAAATAATGCATAAGAAATATTCAAAGTCCAAGACTATAATGTCATCTAAGGAAAAAAGAAGAGACTAAAGATATAACAATTCTTCCCCTTTATTGTATGTTAAAAAAATAAATCAATCCTTGACAAATTTTTCTAACAACTACAATTTTTTATTGATTACCGGTAGGGCTGGAAATGAATCAAACCAACTCAAAAATAGTTCGAGACTCGATTCGATAATTAATTCGTTAGACTTAATTCATGAACCAAATTAGTCGAACTTGAACTCAAAACTAAGTTCGTAAACTAAATGAGCTGAACTTGAGTTATGTATAGTTCGACTCGTTAGGTTCATGAATCGACTCgataaaatatatatatatatatatatatatatatatatatatatatatatatatatatatatatatatatatatatatatatatatatatatatatatatatatatatatatatatatatatatatatatatataatatttttaaattatatatCTCAATAATATCATTTAAAAAATAATGTTTAGATTTTAACCTTTTAACttatcaaattaaatattttaaaaaatacttgtgacatttttttttacaaagtaaaatacttctaactcaaaaaaaaaacataatgcACCGTGACGTTTAATTTTAAAGTGTCATTTTAAACTACttctaaatttgttttttaaactaCCACTTTAAAAATAACGTTTTTTAAATATTGTACCATTTATATGATTTAATTTGTATCCTTTTATATTATTTTTgactttattattattattaactatttttattatatttgtaatAGTTTTTGAGACAAACTTAAATTCAAAAAGAATAGTTTTTGAATTAGACTTTTAAGTTTATCTCTTGAAagctttattttgttttaatattttccctttaaaaagaataatttaaaatgtcaaatataataaaaaaatttaaactttaaaaaatgactttttagTCCGTGAAGTAAACAAACTGAACCTAACGAACTGAACCTAACGAGTTAAACCGAGTTGTTCAAGAACTTAAAACGAGTCGAGTTCGAGCTTAAAAAAAAGTTCGTGTCGAACTCGAGTCGAGTTTCGAGCTAAACCAATTCTTATCGAGTCGAGTCGAGCTGACGACGGGTTCGACTCGACTCGACTCATTTCCAGCCCTAATTACCACTAATCTTACACTTTCATTTTAACAATTTTTTTATATAGGGAAATTTAGGTAGGTCTCTCCGTTTTTGAAAATATATACTGATGCGGGAAGGATCATTTTGATTCGCGTACATGAAGTGAAAATGAAGATTTAACGGATAACTCTTATACAATCTTTTGTTTTGGTTCAATATGTGAAACCTTGTTTTGCAGATGATCGATATGTTTTTAACAAGGATAATAgtttttgatgatgacaaatgTCTTTTGCAAAGTCAGGCATAAACAGTTATGCGGATAAAGATACAAACCTAAGTATTAGAGTTTAATGGACTTGACTATCTATAATGACAATCAAATGGAATATAACTCAAGTCTAATCTCAAGGCAACTCAAGCAAGTGTCTACAAAAGAAAGTATCTGACAAGAAAGTCCTATCTTGATTAGTCTAAGTGAAAATTTTGTAGAGAATAAGAGCATTCTCGTAAAAGTGCTTGGCTAAAAaaaacacacatacacacactaAAATATCTTTTCAAACTAGTTTTTCTCAATACAATATCTTTAAAAATATCTTGAatttgtgtcagatgaattggGAGTTGTCATAATAACTTTGGACAAAATTTTGTCTTTGTTAATCGATTGACAAATTGACCTAATCAATTAGATCAGTTTAAAATTGAGCTCTAAACGTTTAGGACAACATCTTAATGATGGACAATGACTAAATAACTATTCTTTTCTATTTTGAACTTATAATCGGTTATATTTTGAATATCTAATCGATTGGCATTAGGTGTTAATAGATGTCTTACAAAGTATTAAATGTTAGAAAATTAATTTAAACGAATGGATCGAGGCTAGAATCGTGAACGGAATCACTTTCCTTATAAATATTCCAAGCACTATCAAATGTCTTACAGTTGCAACGCAGAAATACCCAAGATAATTCAGCCTATACTCAAGTTTTCACAAGACTGTTGAAAACTCGAATGTAGGAAAAAGTATTTGGAATTTTAGTAAAGATAATGTATGtttttgttatattt is a window of Lathyrus oleraceus cultivar Zhongwan6 chromosome 6, CAAS_Psat_ZW6_1.0, whole genome shotgun sequence DNA encoding:
- the LOC127091891 gene encoding rust resistance kinase Lr10, translated to MSVTIILALLLLQIMNFVNCLNNNYSSIRCPFRLSCSNNKQQILEFPSLPVSEKFIVEDIDCKRKRIVLSDSHNCFSSLFLRHNVSLFYPFHFQPGFRFSSNNVTFFNCSSVRQHRLKSWDDTNPGAQDMLSCPIYVADPTESIVDLDLLSCTRIFDKVLPIDAFYIRLNNLELNWTETNFDSRCLEYELHNKSKNHTSIILETTGAIVGSTMLVFFIGVFFRVYLYFRMKSEDQTRLENFLKDYEASKPTRFSYADIKRITDQFNEKLGEGAHGAVYKGKLSSQIMVAVKMLNNTEGDGREFINEVGTMGKIHHVNVVRLLGFCADGFYRALVYDFFPNGSLQKFISPPNNKDAFLGWDLLQHVAIGIANGIEYLHQGCDHRILHFDINPHNVLLDDNFVPKISDFGLAKLCSKNQSTVSMTAARGTLGYMAPEVFSRNFGNVSYKSDIYSYGMLLLEMVGGRKNTNVTIGEENFQVLYPDWIHGLLEGRDIHIPIDEEGDFRIAKKLAVVGLWCIQWHSADRPSMKTVLQMLQGEGDKLKVPKNPFNASSSANRTANTAAGYLKLELDVIQELE
- the LOC127091890 gene encoding wall-associated receptor kinase 5; translation: MKPNTNLTLLLCTTFLVTTFASSLPGCKNTCGDITVPFPFGISTSSIPNQGPCFLEPKFNLTCENNTNLIWGDVHVLNISILQGQLELLCFVSSYCDSKNNNQPTLDTASFSISRKENKFITIGCDNYGFIDSNYDQETYTTGCLTRCNGNRRRIENGTCSGIGCCQVDIPPMMRNISVNVFEFTNSTESFGCSHSFVVKNGFYNFSVSDLDNFSHEKLPLILDWSVGSENCKASKGEDGYACKANSYCDDKDIDFGYQCKCKNGYEGNPYHPDGCKDINECKTSNNTCISDEHCRNEDGFYECFCPHGQSGNGTLEGGCHRRDVITKVAIGASGGLIVLFVAISSLYLTCQKRKLIKLKQKFFQQNGGFILQQQLSTREDASQSAQIFTEQELKKATNNYDESLIIGRGGYGTVFKGILSDNKIVAVKKSKIIDENQIEQFINEVVVLSQINHRNVVKLLGCCLETEVPSLVYEFVSNGTLFDFMHSTKGKENNPTWKTRLRIAAETAGALSYLHSSASIPIIHRDVKSTNILLDENYIAKVSDFGASRLVPIDQTEIATMVQGTLGYLDPEYMQTHQLTEKSDVYSFGVVLAELLTGDKPISFNRPEEKISLAMHFLSCLKQDRISEAIEVGVMNDDNKKEIMEVAILAARCLRLRGDERPSMKEVAMELDGIRLMEKHPWNDTDQNFEESQRLLHEASCSIYNEGENGDSYNLGYTVGFDSLKDQPLIALDDGR
- the LOC127091888 gene encoding LEAF RUST 10 DISEASE-RESISTANCE LOCUS RECEPTOR-LIKE PROTEIN KINASE-like 2.1, with the protein product MKKQAQFSCSYAQKLASIFASILLLFHEKSLAKHHQPCPISSCGKIKNITYPFRLKTDPNHCGDTRYELDCDENGASLTMFSGKYYVQHIDYKRFKISLSDAGAVEDTNCSFIPRYFLYDRSFNNVLFGEEDFGSEPFVLDPISPTRIAYFSCSNPINDPRYVNVDTSHCNIKGNSHVYAVLEPSLFEYSVEDIKVGCDFMVATLAKERSENTKEKVSYDEIRGMIIDGVEVSWLPVICESRCGKGTSCKVVDEKSGEVQCDKRFCHYAYQTTDKCELQHQIFGYTRAYLRGIFIGLGSRITFSTRQLDNPVGLEYFDGGIFIGRNVIPLFIAARIVFGVMLLLVLFIYKWRRRHVSMYDNIENFLLESNLNPIRYEYKEIKKMTGGLRLKLGQGGFGAVYKGKLRSGPDVAIKMLTKFSVNNGQDFINEVATIGRIHHVNVVRLVGYCVEGKKSALIYEFMPNGSLDKYIFPKEGIVPLSYEKIYEISLGIARGIAYLHQGCDMQILHFDIKPHNILLDEDFVPKVSDFGLAKLYPANDSIVPLTAARGTLGYMAPELFYKNIGGVSYKADVYSFGMLLMEMAGKRKNSNPNAEHSSQHYFPFWIYDQFKQEKDIDIMENVSEEGVTVAKKMFMVALWCIQLKPSDRPSMNKVVEMLEGKTESLELPPRPSFYPNESYKHHDEMNSDQTSWSDSSSIGQTSNNYSLDNDS